In Stenotrophomonas sp. ASS1, the following proteins share a genomic window:
- a CDS encoding EF-hand domain-containing protein, which produces MTRITLLIALCTAPLLAQASPTDPKQAYIDATFTAMDANNDGRVDKVEYATFQQERFSKQADSIDAAFSAMDRNKDGRISKEEANVVPEIAKYFAGLDADGDGYLSLKEMQQAMVAAQTADAPTK; this is translated from the coding sequence ATGACCAGGATCACTCTGTTGATCGCGCTGTGCACTGCCCCGTTGCTGGCCCAGGCCTCACCGACCGACCCGAAGCAGGCCTACATCGACGCCACATTCACCGCCATGGATGCCAACAACGACGGACGCGTTGACAAGGTCGAGTACGCGACATTTCAGCAGGAACGTTTCAGCAAGCAGGCCGATTCCATCGACGCCGCGTTTTCCGCGATGGACAGGAACAAAGACGGCAGGATCAGCAAGGAGGAAGCCAACGTGGTGCCGGAGATCGCGAAGTACTTCGCGGGCCTGGACGCCGATGGTGATGGCTATCTGTCGCTGAAGGAAATGCAACAGGCCATGGTTGCCGCTCAGACTGCAGACGCGCCAACAAAGTAA
- a CDS encoding XVIPCD domain-containing protein, giving the protein MSGLTEHDLRILGSYARDGNRELYWNYLSQLPGADGYGTLALGVVRNDSLPGRVANSYAQSYAKTQQEEGSRFSNAQLTERQWESFGQTLLERDLELRRQWMNERRPDLALNLPGKDVMLAHDRAFERHELDPNCWTPRVLLQAAEQKSGPAKLEQIWTNMLNNDYAGGPRVGNTSVDAISQMGWTKGGQYLTRLSVLEATQALEGRSAVDPNIIGGNSYYAMYFEADRKWASVNAGGGHMSLREITDPARIAELNDAREVRLERQEKRTQFHPDDPYRTITRSPLTAAVDDVPDPSQALTRLADIGPGHREYALMQQVREGVAAIDASAGRTHDESSERLVASVMALARRNQLERADHVLLSAQTDDAPAGRNVFVVQGEMNDPAHLRVSMPTDVAVHTPVAQSLQQMEAASLERQQTAGQHQQDIGVQARENNAMRMG; this is encoded by the coding sequence ATGAGTGGATTGACCGAACACGATCTCAGAATCCTTGGCAGCTATGCCAGAGATGGCAACCGCGAGCTTTACTGGAACTACCTGTCGCAGCTGCCGGGCGCCGATGGGTACGGGACACTGGCGCTGGGTGTTGTACGCAATGACAGCCTGCCGGGGCGCGTAGCGAACAGCTATGCACAGAGCTACGCGAAGACCCAGCAGGAAGAGGGATCCCGTTTCTCGAATGCACAGTTGACCGAGCGGCAATGGGAGTCCTTCGGGCAGACCCTGCTCGAAAGAGATCTTGAACTGCGGCGGCAGTGGATGAACGAACGCCGCCCAGACCTGGCACTGAATCTTCCCGGCAAGGATGTGATGCTGGCCCACGACCGGGCATTTGAACGGCATGAGCTTGATCCCAACTGCTGGACGCCGCGCGTGCTGCTGCAGGCGGCGGAGCAGAAGAGCGGCCCCGCGAAGCTGGAACAGATCTGGACCAACATGCTCAACAACGACTACGCCGGAGGCCCCCGCGTAGGCAACACCAGCGTCGATGCCATCAGCCAGATGGGATGGACGAAGGGCGGCCAGTACCTGACCCGGTTGAGTGTGCTGGAAGCCACCCAGGCCCTGGAAGGGCGCTCGGCGGTCGATCCGAACATCATCGGTGGCAACAGCTATTACGCGATGTACTTCGAAGCGGACAGAAAATGGGCCAGCGTCAATGCGGGCGGCGGTCACATGTCGCTGCGCGAGATCACCGATCCCGCCCGTATCGCTGAACTCAACGACGCGCGCGAGGTTCGTCTGGAACGCCAGGAAAAACGTACCCAGTTCCACCCGGACGACCCGTATCGGACCATTACCCGCAGCCCGCTGACCGCAGCGGTGGACGACGTGCCGGATCCCTCACAGGCGCTGACCCGCCTGGCGGACATCGGCCCAGGCCATCGGGAGTACGCACTGATGCAGCAGGTGCGCGAAGGCGTTGCCGCGATCGATGCCAGCGCCGGGCGCACCCACGATGAGAGCAGCGAGCGTCTTGTGGCGAGCGTGATGGCCTTGGCCCGCCGCAACCAGCTTGAACGCGCCGATCACGTGCTGCTGAGCGCCCAGACGGACGACGCTCCCGCAGGGCGGAACGTGTTCGTGGTGCAGGGCGAGATGAACGATCCCGCCCACCTGCGCGTTTCAATGCCCACAGATGTAGCAGTGCATACGCCGGTTGCACAGTCGTTGCAGCAGATGGAAGCCGCCAGTCTGGAGCGGCAGCAGACCGCCGGGCAACACCAGCAGGATATCGGAGTGCAGGCGCGCGAAAATAACGCGATGCGGATGGGATGA
- a CDS encoding helix-turn-helix domain-containing protein, which produces MRSKRWDGKSGCAVEVTLSVMGGVWKPVILFHLMTGKRRFMELTRRVPNATQSMLTSQLRELEADGVVIRHVYAEVPPKVEYELSEFGRTLVPVLLAMREWGETYRGHRSTDTDS; this is translated from the coding sequence ATGCGTAGCAAGCGTTGGGATGGCAAGAGCGGTTGCGCCGTGGAGGTCACGCTGTCGGTCATGGGGGGCGTGTGGAAGCCTGTCATCCTCTTTCACCTGATGACCGGCAAGCGTCGCTTCATGGAGCTGACGCGGCGGGTGCCCAATGCCACCCAGTCCATGCTGACCAGCCAGCTGCGGGAGCTGGAAGCTGATGGGGTGGTGATCCGCCATGTCTATGCAGAGGTGCCACCGAAGGTCGAGTACGAGCTGTCCGAATTCGGGCGCACGCTGGTGCCGGTGCTGCTGGCCATGCGCGAGTGGGGCGAAACCTATCGTGGCCATAGAAGCACGGACACCGACAGCTGA
- a CDS encoding MDR family oxidoreductase, translating into MTFKALLARKTNNQVSTDLVDFDEADLMDGDVLVQVEYSTLNYKDALALTGKSPVIRTFPLIPGIDLAGVVLESSRADFKPGDRVVLNGWGLSMSHHGGLAQRARVRGEWLNRIPDNLSTRDAMAIGTAGYTAMLCVLALEHAGVTPDKGDVLVTGANGGVGSIAVAILSKLGYRVVAATGRPEHAEYLHNLGASEIIDRAQLSEPRDRPVSAERWAGVVDVAGGPTLVNAIAETKYRGAVAACGLAQSDALHGSVLPFILRNVTLAGVDSVNAPQDVRQRAWDRLATDLDPQKLESTVQLIGLADVLEVYEQIIPGKVRGRIVVDVNA; encoded by the coding sequence ATGACGTTCAAAGCACTGCTCGCCCGCAAGACGAACAACCAGGTTTCGACCGATCTGGTCGATTTTGATGAGGCCGATCTGATGGACGGCGACGTCCTGGTGCAGGTCGAGTACTCCACGCTCAACTACAAGGATGCGCTTGCCCTCACCGGCAAGAGCCCGGTCATCCGGACTTTCCCGCTCATTCCCGGCATCGATCTGGCAGGCGTGGTGCTGGAATCCAGCAGGGCCGACTTCAAGCCAGGCGACCGCGTTGTGCTCAATGGCTGGGGCCTGAGCATGAGTCACCACGGCGGCCTGGCACAGCGCGCCCGCGTGCGCGGCGAATGGCTCAACCGGATTCCCGACAACCTGAGCACCCGCGACGCAATGGCCATCGGCACCGCGGGCTATACCGCCATGCTGTGCGTGCTGGCCCTGGAACATGCCGGCGTGACGCCCGACAAGGGCGATGTGCTGGTGACCGGCGCCAACGGCGGTGTCGGCTCGATTGCGGTGGCGATCCTTTCAAAGCTGGGCTATCGCGTGGTGGCCGCCACCGGGCGCCCGGAGCATGCTGAGTATCTGCACAACCTGGGTGCGAGCGAAATCATCGACCGCGCGCAGCTTTCGGAACCACGCGACCGGCCGGTGAGCGCCGAACGCTGGGCCGGCGTGGTGGATGTGGCCGGCGGCCCTACCCTCGTCAACGCCATCGCCGAGACCAAGTACCGCGGTGCCGTGGCCGCGTGCGGCCTGGCGCAGAGCGACGCGCTGCACGGCTCGGTGCTGCCTTTCATCCTGCGCAACGTGACCCTTGCGGGCGTGGATTCGGTGAACGCGCCGCAGGACGTCCGCCAGCGCGCGTGGGACCGGCTTGCCACCGACCTGGATCCGCAGAAGCTTGAAAGCACGGTGCAGCTGATTGGGCTTGCCGACGTGCTTGAGGTTTACGAGCAGATCATTCCGGGCAAGGTGCGTGGGCGGATAGTGGTGGATGTGAATGCCTGA
- a CDS encoding UvrD-helicase domain-containing protein, with translation MEWRPSGWGLRVTRSPNWWLRLDGEHVELLIEGRQYRQHVADDERVQVIPGLFWAKVVLQTQGDGVLTVDGLSNSQASRLAAALQQLRFTGTTRGRKALFDTILEQIQSWLAEADALIDRGSTGRRWITHEQQQALLAGRPALPLPPRELEQLFLDEDVHEDLHSPSHRAALDALHDWQLDWPAAWADANATMTARERVLAKDFLDRVESKPLTDEQARAVICFDNRVQVVAAAGSGKTSTMVAKAAYAIDRGFVEPERIVMLAFNKDAARELEERAERCFDRLGMGDTVVEARTFHALGLAIVAKATGRKPDIPEWTTDATLGFNKLAELVDDLKDRSTHFRTQWDMFRLVFGRDLPPFGAEMEADGYDRDGTPYIRTLQGERVKSLEECVIADWLFYNGVTYDYERRYEFDTATDTHRQYRPDFYYPDAQLYHEHFALDADGQPPKHFANYSEGMHWKRQQHVARGTALVETTSFGLRSGHALLDLAEKLGECDIELDPNPDRELPDQGAKPMPDADLIGLMRTFIAHAKSNCLTLDDMAARLRQMPEDQFKERHRRFLEIAGPVFQAWDNALADERGIDFEDMLNMAAGLLEQGHYESPYDLVMADEFQDASRARARLCRALVSRPGRYLFAVGDDWQSINRFAGADVSVMTGFREWMGHGQVLKLEQTFRCPQALCDVSSRFISRNSAQIAKAVRSTATAMGPVLQAFQMNRREEVQDGVRQYLAKLHQQLLSGAVPQGRNGRVTVFILGRYRADRSAMPSDWKTAFGSTMEVEFLTAHRSKGREADYVILPGMINRSFPSLRADDPALSLAMPDGDTYPLSEERRLFYVALTRARRSVAMFTVQGKHSPFLDELVKDGAVEITSLSGVTINEERCPVCKVGVFVDRNGPHGAFRSCSSYPLCHNKPKVGRRG, from the coding sequence ATGGAATGGCGCCCCTCGGGCTGGGGCCTACGTGTGACCCGCTCGCCGAACTGGTGGCTGCGACTTGACGGCGAACATGTTGAGCTTTTGATTGAAGGTCGCCAGTACCGGCAACACGTGGCTGACGACGAGCGCGTGCAGGTCATCCCTGGACTATTCTGGGCCAAGGTCGTCCTGCAGACCCAGGGCGACGGCGTCCTGACCGTGGATGGACTGTCCAACAGCCAGGCTTCCCGGCTTGCGGCAGCGCTGCAGCAGCTGCGCTTTACGGGTACCACGCGCGGGCGCAAGGCACTGTTCGACACGATTCTGGAGCAGATCCAGTCGTGGCTGGCCGAAGCAGATGCCCTCATCGACCGGGGCAGCACCGGCCGCCGCTGGATCACGCACGAACAACAGCAGGCACTGCTGGCCGGTCGCCCCGCCCTGCCGCTCCCGCCGCGCGAGCTGGAACAATTGTTCCTGGATGAGGATGTGCACGAGGACCTGCATTCGCCCAGCCACCGTGCAGCACTGGACGCCCTGCACGACTGGCAGCTGGACTGGCCCGCGGCGTGGGCCGACGCCAACGCAACCATGACAGCGCGCGAACGGGTACTGGCCAAGGACTTCCTGGACCGGGTCGAGAGCAAGCCGCTGACCGACGAGCAGGCCCGCGCGGTCATATGCTTCGACAATCGCGTGCAGGTCGTGGCCGCAGCCGGCTCTGGCAAGACCTCCACCATGGTCGCCAAGGCCGCTTATGCCATCGATCGCGGCTTTGTCGAACCCGAACGGATCGTGATGCTCGCCTTCAACAAGGACGCCGCCAGGGAGCTTGAAGAGCGCGCGGAGCGATGCTTCGACCGGCTCGGCATGGGCGACACCGTGGTTGAAGCCCGGACCTTCCACGCCCTCGGCCTGGCCATCGTCGCCAAGGCCACCGGACGCAAGCCCGACATCCCCGAATGGACCACTGACGCCACGCTGGGCTTCAACAAGCTGGCCGAACTGGTGGACGACCTGAAGGACCGCTCGACCCACTTCCGCACCCAGTGGGATATGTTCCGCCTGGTGTTCGGGCGTGACCTGCCGCCATTCGGCGCGGAAATGGAGGCCGACGGCTACGACCGCGATGGCACGCCCTACATCCGTACCCTGCAGGGGGAACGGGTGAAGAGCCTGGAAGAGTGCGTGATCGCCGACTGGCTCTTCTACAACGGCGTGACGTACGACTACGAGCGGCGCTACGAGTTCGACACTGCGACAGACACCCATCGCCAGTATCGTCCGGACTTCTACTATCCGGACGCCCAGCTGTATCACGAGCACTTTGCGCTGGATGCCGATGGCCAGCCGCCGAAGCACTTTGCCAACTACAGCGAAGGGATGCACTGGAAGCGCCAGCAGCATGTGGCGCGCGGCACGGCCCTTGTCGAGACGACATCCTTTGGCCTGCGCAGCGGGCATGCCCTGCTGGATCTCGCAGAGAAGCTTGGCGAGTGCGACATCGAGCTCGACCCGAACCCGGACCGCGAGCTGCCCGATCAGGGCGCCAAGCCGATGCCCGATGCGGACCTGATCGGCTTGATGCGCACCTTCATTGCCCACGCCAAGAGCAACTGCCTGACGCTGGACGATATGGCCGCACGCCTGCGGCAGATGCCCGAGGATCAGTTCAAGGAGCGACACCGTCGCTTCCTGGAAATCGCAGGGCCGGTTTTCCAGGCCTGGGACAACGCGCTGGCTGACGAGCGCGGCATCGACTTCGAGGACATGCTCAACATGGCGGCCGGGCTGCTGGAACAGGGCCACTATGAATCACCCTACGATCTGGTGATGGCCGATGAATTCCAGGACGCTTCGCGCGCCCGTGCGCGCCTCTGCCGTGCATTGGTCAGCCGCCCCGGCCGCTATCTGTTTGCGGTGGGCGATGACTGGCAGTCGATCAACCGCTTCGCCGGTGCCGACGTTTCGGTGATGACCGGATTCCGCGAGTGGATGGGCCATGGCCAGGTGCTGAAGCTCGAGCAGACATTCCGCTGCCCGCAGGCACTGTGCGATGTGTCCAGCCGCTTCATCAGCCGCAACTCCGCGCAGATCGCCAAAGCAGTTCGCTCAACTGCAACGGCCATGGGCCCGGTGCTGCAGGCGTTCCAGATGAATCGGCGTGAGGAGGTGCAGGATGGCGTTCGCCAGTACCTCGCCAAGCTGCATCAGCAGTTGTTGTCCGGGGCGGTGCCGCAAGGGCGCAACGGGCGCGTGACGGTCTTCATCCTGGGGCGCTACCGCGCCGATCGCAGCGCGATGCCTTCGGATTGGAAGACAGCCTTCGGCAGCACGATGGAGGTCGAATTCCTGACCGCACATCGATCGAAGGGGCGCGAAGCGGACTACGTGATCCTGCCGGGCATGATCAACCGCAGCTTTCCGAGCTTGCGCGCGGATGACCCGGCGCTTTCGCTGGCGATGCCGGATGGGGATACCTATCCGCTGAGCGAAGAACGGCGGTTGTTCTATGTCGCGCTTACGCGGGCGCGACGGTCGGTGGCGATGTTCACCGTGCAGGGGAAGCATTCGCCGTTCCTGGATGAGCTGGTGAAGGACGGGGCAGTGGAAATAACAAGCCTGTCTGGCGTGACCATCAATGAAGAACGCTGCCCAGTGTGCAAGGTCGGCGTGTTTGTGGACCGCAATGGGCCGCATGGGGCTTTCCGGTCGTGCTCAAGTTATCCGTTGTGCCACAACAAGCCGAAGGTTGGGCGACGCGGGTAA
- a CDS encoding HNH endonuclease signature motif containing protein has translation MVRRYPYERLGDQVFSDGMIGCRFQRVDLNARFGISDELRQFFTQHGRCARCNETLEDWSIHEACKAGARRFFQSSDLEVLLPLDTFHAHWKVRVRETRRRTSFHRALKSKAAPGSRTAEQIRALLALQERRCYYCYRSLEGPGGAVNGPGEPTSCHEDHYVSLHHGGSHFISNIVLACVSCNSRKSDLHGDDFVREALELEQATLARRRQLLRIHQNRAANAFRLVVEVVVDAGDD, from the coding sequence ATGGTCCGTCGTTATCCCTATGAGCGCCTGGGAGATCAGGTCTTTTCCGACGGCATGATCGGTTGCCGGTTTCAGCGTGTGGATCTCAACGCACGTTTTGGGATCAGCGACGAGCTGAGGCAGTTTTTTACCCAGCATGGGCGATGTGCACGCTGCAACGAAACGCTGGAGGATTGGAGCATTCACGAGGCGTGCAAAGCAGGTGCTCGCCGTTTCTTCCAGTCCTCCGATCTGGAGGTGCTCTTGCCCTTGGATACCTTTCATGCACATTGGAAAGTCCGCGTCCGAGAGACACGTCGACGAACGTCGTTTCACCGGGCCTTGAAGTCGAAGGCGGCGCCGGGCTCGCGCACCGCTGAGCAGATTAGGGCGCTGCTGGCACTCCAGGAGCGTCGCTGCTACTACTGCTACAGATCCCTCGAGGGACCGGGTGGTGCTGTAAACGGCCCAGGCGAGCCCACCAGTTGCCACGAGGATCACTACGTGTCCTTGCATCACGGGGGGAGCCACTTCATCTCCAACATCGTGTTGGCATGTGTGAGTTGCAACTCGCGCAAATCGGATCTGCATGGGGACGATTTCGTTCGGGAGGCGCTCGAGCTCGAGCAAGCAACGCTGGCGAGACGCCGTCAATTGTTGCGTATCCACCAGAATCGAGCAGCGAACGCTTTTCGCTTGGTGGTTGAGGTGGTGGTGGATGCTGGCGACGATTGA
- a CDS encoding ArdC-like ssDNA-binding domain-containing protein gives MNPTTGKSYRGGNLLHLWALLGAWDNQDNRWMTYKQAAPVGAQVRKGEKASFIEYWDWSPVEEAKKSGDPEFIAKAHPKVFFLRVFNAMQIDGVPALVPPPPRPEPDIHQACEAVLKESRAEIHHDGGRRSTGR, from the coding sequence ATGAACCCCACCACCGGCAAGAGCTACCGGGGCGGCAACTTGCTCCACTTGTGGGCCTTGCTAGGCGCCTGGGACAACCAGGACAACCGCTGGATGACTTACAAGCAAGCCGCCCCCGTGGGCGCCCAAGTGCGCAAAGGCGAGAAGGCCAGCTTCATCGAATACTGGGATTGGTCACCGGTCGAAGAGGCTAAGAAGAGTGGGGATCCCGAGTTCATCGCCAAGGCCCATCCCAAGGTGTTCTTCCTCCGCGTGTTCAACGCGATGCAGATCGATGGGGTGCCGGCGTTGGTCCCGCCGCCCCCGCGCCCAGAGCCCGACATCCACCAGGCTTGCGAAGCGGTGCTCAAGGAGAGCAGGGCCGAGATCCATCACGACGGGGGCAGGCGTTCTACCGGCCGATGA
- a CDS encoding DUF4241 domain-containing protein: protein MAHLDLANLRTTLLDDTQLAAVALHRTFAGHLPVSSGHLVVCDPLVQAEAPALADYTAPLGRHPVEIIVHSGRPALAVVWFKPREALTASALHWQMARWTTQDLTGLDEDSFIGYPVDAGIGCFMDTDTQQALLALIEQADGDEGSAWSDALIDHDGLDEGAEYRPWGEDSPHGLVVFTSGWGDGVYPSYWALDTSGIPVALVTDFLCIQGGDGRDEREIADQAYRDSLPPEEAEALARLVVAVDRDDPDALRELLKDAPQRANQIEPGCGGTALFEAIRLDRPQALRVLLQGGALPAMPERLHMSKVTSYLDYARFLKKPRSVELMAVLEAPVVAITPTPMPAPQRSFWDRLFGRK from the coding sequence ATGGCCCACCTCGATCTGGCCAACCTGCGCACCACCCTGCTGGACGACACCCAGCTGGCCGCAGTGGCCCTGCACCGCACGTTCGCCGGGCACCTGCCGGTCAGCAGTGGGCATCTGGTGGTCTGCGATCCGCTGGTCCAGGCCGAGGCGCCCGCGCTGGCCGACTACACCGCCCCGCTGGGCCGGCATCCGGTCGAAATCATCGTGCACAGCGGCCGCCCGGCGCTGGCCGTGGTCTGGTTCAAGCCCCGCGAAGCCCTCACTGCGTCTGCCCTCCACTGGCAGATGGCGCGCTGGACCACGCAGGACCTGACCGGACTGGATGAGGACAGCTTCATCGGCTACCCGGTCGACGCCGGCATCGGCTGCTTCATGGATACCGACACCCAGCAGGCACTGCTGGCCCTGATCGAACAGGCCGATGGCGACGAGGGCAGCGCGTGGTCGGATGCGCTGATCGACCATGACGGCCTGGATGAAGGCGCCGAATACCGCCCCTGGGGCGAGGACTCTCCACACGGCCTGGTCGTATTCACCAGCGGCTGGGGCGACGGCGTCTATCCCAGCTACTGGGCGCTGGATACCTCCGGCATTCCGGTCGCCCTGGTCACCGACTTCCTGTGCATCCAGGGCGGTGATGGGCGCGACGAGCGCGAGATCGCCGACCAGGCCTATCGCGACAGTCTTCCACCCGAAGAAGCTGAAGCGCTGGCACGGCTGGTTGTCGCCGTGGACCGCGACGACCCGGATGCGCTGCGAGAGCTGTTGAAGGATGCGCCACAACGCGCCAACCAGATCGAACCCGGTTGCGGCGGCACCGCCCTGTTCGAGGCGATCCGTCTGGACCGTCCGCAGGCATTGCGCGTGCTGCTGCAGGGCGGCGCGTTGCCGGCGATGCCGGAGCGCCTGCACATGAGCAAAGTGACCAGCTACCTGGACTATGCGCGCTTCCTGAAGAAGCCGCGCAGCGTGGAGCTGATGGCAGTACTGGAAGCGCCGGTGGTGGCTATCACCCCCACGCCGATGCCGGCACCTCAACGCAGTTTCTGGGACCGGCTGTTCGGGCGGAAGTGA
- a CDS encoding LysR family transcriptional regulator, giving the protein MHDLNDLYYFAMVVDHGGFAAAERALGIPKSRLSRRISQLETDLGVRLLQRSTRRFAVTDVGTSVHRHAQTMLAEAQAAREVVDRLSAEPRGVVRASVPVSLAQMQLPKLLPKFLEQYPKVRLQLNISNRRVDIINEGYDVALRVRSRLDDDGSLVMRSFGQVQELLVASPKYLDRAGRPKDPEELTQHVTLSISEDEARQRWELHGPEGEVRRVDLQPRVAGFDFPLLQSMVKDGFGITMLPETVCADAVRNGELEVVLPDWSLPQGVCHAVFASRRGLLPAVRVFIDFLAEHLPPQLEASRLDCGGACEKAKERIKASALGALAVDAG; this is encoded by the coding sequence ATGCATGACCTGAATGATCTGTACTACTTCGCGATGGTGGTCGACCATGGCGGATTCGCCGCCGCCGAGCGCGCACTGGGTATCCCCAAGTCGCGCCTGAGCCGCCGCATCAGCCAGCTGGAAACCGACCTGGGCGTTCGCCTGCTGCAGCGCTCCACGCGTCGTTTCGCCGTCACCGATGTCGGCACCAGCGTGCACCGCCACGCGCAGACGATGCTGGCCGAGGCACAGGCCGCACGCGAAGTGGTGGACCGCCTCAGCGCGGAACCGCGCGGCGTGGTGCGCGCCAGCGTGCCGGTATCGCTGGCGCAGATGCAGCTGCCCAAGCTGCTGCCCAAGTTCCTTGAGCAGTACCCGAAGGTGCGCCTGCAGTTGAACATCAGCAACCGCCGCGTGGACATCATCAATGAAGGCTACGACGTGGCCCTGCGCGTGCGCTCGCGCCTGGACGACGATGGCAGCCTGGTGATGCGCAGCTTTGGACAGGTGCAGGAACTGCTGGTGGCCAGCCCGAAGTACCTGGATCGCGCCGGCCGGCCGAAGGATCCTGAAGAGCTGACCCAGCACGTCACCCTCAGCATCAGCGAAGACGAAGCCCGCCAGCGCTGGGAGCTGCACGGCCCGGAAGGCGAAGTGCGCCGGGTCGACCTGCAGCCGCGCGTGGCCGGTTTCGACTTCCCGCTGCTGCAGAGCATGGTGAAGGACGGTTTCGGCATCACCATGCTGCCGGAAACCGTGTGCGCCGATGCGGTGCGCAACGGCGAACTGGAAGTGGTGCTGCCGGACTGGTCGCTGCCGCAGGGCGTGTGCCATGCCGTGTTTGCCTCGCGCCGCGGCCTGCTGCCGGCGGTGCGCGTGTTCATCGACTTCCTGGCCGAGCACCTGCCGCCGCAGCTGGAGGCCTCGCGCCTGGATTGCGGTGGCGCCTGTGAAAAGGCCAAGGAGCGGATCAAGGCCAGTGCTCTCGGCGCGCTGGCGGTGGATGCGGGCTGA
- a CDS encoding NAD(P)H-dependent oxidoreductase: MKLLHIDASVLGDNSVSRHLTAAVVAQFTQQIDGLQVDYRDLDANPVPHLRSGSLAKTDAAEAADAEQVLEQFLAADIVVIGAPMYNFSIPSTLKAWIDRVAVAGRTFKYTENGPVGLAGGKRVIIASSRGGIYTDSPADFQEPFLRQTFAFWGINDVEFVRAEGIAYSPQHREDAIAGALAALPSHEAAAAAAA, from the coding sequence ATGAAGCTTCTGCACATCGACGCCAGCGTGCTTGGCGACAACTCCGTCTCCCGCCACCTGACCGCCGCCGTGGTGGCCCAGTTCACGCAGCAGATCGACGGCCTGCAGGTTGATTATCGCGATCTTGACGCCAATCCGGTACCGCATCTGCGCAGCGGATCGCTTGCCAAAACCGACGCTGCCGAAGCCGCCGATGCTGAACAGGTACTCGAGCAGTTCCTGGCGGCCGACATCGTGGTGATCGGCGCGCCGATGTACAACTTCAGCATTCCGTCCACCCTGAAGGCCTGGATCGACCGCGTGGCCGTGGCCGGGCGCACCTTCAAGTACACCGAGAACGGTCCGGTCGGCCTGGCCGGTGGCAAGCGGGTGATCATCGCCAGCAGCCGTGGCGGCATCTACACCGATTCGCCCGCGGACTTCCAGGAGCCCTTCCTGCGCCAGACGTTTGCCTTCTGGGGCATCAACGATGTCGAGTTCGTACGCGCCGAAGGCATCGCCTACTCGCCGCAGCACCGCGAAGACGCCATTGCTGGCGCACTGGCAGCGCTGCCGTCGCACGAAGCGGCCGCGGCCGCTGCTGCATAA